The proteins below come from a single Hyperolius riggenbachi isolate aHypRig1 chromosome 8, aHypRig1.pri, whole genome shotgun sequence genomic window:
- the LOC137527215 gene encoding olfactory receptor 5AR1-like — MDTINQANLSHFVIQGISDVPQLQVLIFLLILLFYILTLAGNTAILLLVCMNKNLHTPMYFFLGNLAVLDMSCSTITLHKPLAMFITGNKKTSFSSCMTQVYFFSSFTSNELLILTAMSYDRYIAICRPLHYTMIMKRETCLSLSLLCWLLSFLEIIPYIVLLLKLLCYKSNIINHFFCDIVPVLKLSCSDTSALEVLMITEGTLLLSFTPFFLTFISYVFIIVTVAKIPTSLGRRKAFYTCSSHLMVVALLYGTLFCQYLRPASQDTLDSNKLFSLFNTAVVPFLNPIIYSLKNKHVKSAAKRTLARFKG; from the coding sequence ATGGACACGATTAACCAGGCCAACCTCAGCCATTTTGTTATCCAGGGAATTTCCGATGTCCCACAGCTCCAGGTCCTGATTTTCCTTTTAATACTGCttttttatattctgacattggcTGGGAACACGGCCATACTTCTCTTGGTCTGCATGAATAAGAATCTCCACACCCCCATGTACTTCTTCTTGGGTAACCTGGCTGTCCTTGACATGTCGTGTTCTACAATTACGCTACATAAGCCTCTTGCTATGTTCATAACGGGAAACAAAAAGACCTCTTTCTCTTCTTGTATGACTCAGGTTTACTTTTTTTCATCTTTCACATCAAATGAGCTCCTAATACTAACGGCCATGAGTTACGATCGGTACATAGCCATATGTCGGCCGTTGCATTACACGATGATCATGAAACGTGAAACCTGTTTGTCTTTGTCCTTGTTGTGCTGGCTATTGAGCTTTCTTGAAATTATACCTTATATTGTGCTGTTGTTAAAACTATTGTGCTATAAATCCAACATCATCAATCACTTTTTTTGTGACATTGTACCAGTGCTGAAATTGTCTTGCAGTGACACCTCAGCTTTGGAAGTCTTGATGATCACAGAAGGTACCCTCCTCTTAAGCTTCACCCCATTTTTTCTTACATTTATCTCTTATGTTTTCATTATTGTAACAGTCGCAAAGATCCCTACCAGCTTAGGGAGGCGTAAGGCCTTCTACACTTGCTCCTCACACCTCATGGTAGTTGCCCTACTGTATGGAACCCTCTTCTGCCAGTACCTGAGGCCAGCTTCTCAAGACACTTTAGATTCCAACAAATTGTTTTCTCTTTTTAACACGGCTGTTGTACCTTTTCTTAATCCCATTATCTAcagcttaaaaaacaaacacgTAAAGTCAGCTGCAAAAAGAACACTGGCACGTTTTAAAGGTTGA